The genomic window TTACAATAAGAATATCCAAACTTTCAATTATTTCTTTTTTTAAAGAAGAAGAATCTTCTAAGCCTTCAAAAGACATGGAAGGTCTTAAATTTGCAAACAAATCTAACTCTGATCTTAATTTCAATAATCCTTTTTCAGGTTTAAGCGAAGGCTTCAGAGCGTCCCATTTTGGTCCGCCGACACCTCCCAAAAAAATTGCATCTGCTTTTTTTGCTATTTCAATTGTTTCTTTGGATATTGGACTCCCTTCCTGATCAATTGCTATACCCCCAATCAACATCTTGCTTATCTCTAAATCTATATGGTGAAGTCTAGAAATATGAACTAAAACTTTTTCAGCTTCCGCACTAACTTCTGGGCCGATACCGTCTCCAGGCAAAAAAAGAATATTTTTTTTACTTGTCATTTAAAATCCAAGGTCTGCTAGTTTTAAGTTTATTTTCATAATCAGTGATTCGATTCTCATATTTAAGACTAAAACCAATGTCATCAAGCCCTTCAAGAAGACAGGTTTTGCGAAAATCATCAATTTCAAATTTTATGGATTCTAAATTTGGAATTTGTATGTTTTGATTAATCAAATCAATTTCAATTTGTTTTTGAGAATTATTAATTTGTTGATCAAAAATTTGATTGACTACTTTTGTGTTTAACTTAATTGCAAGTAACCCGTTTTTAAAACAGTTATTGAAGAATATGTCACCGAAAGAAGGTGCAATTACCACGTTAATCCCGAAGTCTTTAAGTGCCCAAACAGCATGTTCTCTGCTTGATCCACAACCAAAATTTTCCCTAGCAATCAAAACATTAGAACCTTGATACTGATCAAGATTTAAAACGAATTCTGAATTTTTTACTCTCTCAGATACTTTCTTTCCGAGATAACCTTCGTCATTAAATCTCCAAGAATCAAATAGGTATGGTCCTAATCCGCTTTTAGAAATGGATTTTAAAAATTGCTTTGGAATAATTTGATCTGTATCTACATTTGCTTTATCTAAACAAACGTATTCTCCAGAATAAAGGTTAGAATTTTTCATTAAATATCTCTGACGTCTATGAACTTTCCTTCCAGGGAAGCAGCCGCAGCCATTATTGGGCTAACTAAATGTGTCCTACCTTTAAAGCCCTGTCTGCCCTCAAAATTTCTATTAGAGGTGGATGCACACCTTTCAAATTCTTTTAATTGATCAGGATTCATCCCCAAGCACATTGAACATCCAGCGTCTCTCCACTCAAATCCAGCAGATTTAAAAATCTCATCTAAGCCTTCTGATTCAGCTTGTTTTTTAACCAAACCTGATCCCGGCACGACAATAGCCCGTCTAATTTTTTTTGAAATTTTATTCCCATTTAATATCTCAGATGCTGCCCTTAAATCTTCTATTCTAGAATTAGTGCACGAACCAATGAAGATTTGATCTAGTTCGATATCTTTAATTTTGGTTCCAGGCTCCAAGCCCATGTAGCTCAATGCATCTAATAAATTTTTATTATCTTTTCCCACTTGAGGAATAGCGTCTTCAACATGGGTAACCATTTCAGGAGAAGTTCCCCAGGTAACTTGAGGTAAAATTTCTTCAGCACTGAATAAATATTTTGAATCAAACAACGCGTCTGAATCCGTAGCCAAGTCCTTCCAATAATCTACAGCCTTCTTAAATTCCTCTCCTTTTGGAGCAAATGGGCGATTTTCTACATAATTAAATGTTTTTTCGTCGGGGGCAACCATTCCGGCTCTCGCGCCTGCTTCAATCGCCATATTGCAAAGTGTCATCCTTCCTTCCATTGAAAGATTCCTAATGGCTTCGCCACAGTACTCAATCACATGTCCTGTTCCTCCAGCGGTCCCGATCTTGCCAATGATAAACATTGTCACATCTTTTGCCGTAACACCTTTTTGAAGATTACCTTCTATTTCAATCATCATGTTTTTCTGTTTTTGAGACACTAAACATTGAGTTGCAAGAACATGCTCAACCTCACTAGTTCCAATTCCCATTGCCAGTGAACCAAATGCTCCGTGAGTAGATGTATGAGAATCACCACAGACTATTGTCATTCCGGGAAGAGTTATACCCTGTTCAGGTCCAATTACATGAACTATGCCTTGACGCTCATCATTCAATTTGAATTGATTAATACCAAATTCGTCGCAATTGTCATTTAAGGTGACAACTTGAAGTTTACTAATCGGATCTTTAATTCCGTTAACATCTTTTGATCTATCAGTGGTTGGCACATTGTGATCTGGAGTGGCTAAAATAGTACTTATTTGCCTGGGATTTAAATTATTTTCTCGTAATCCATCAAAAGCTTGAGGAGACGTAACTTCATGAACTAAGTGACGATCAATATAAATTAACGAACTTCCGTCATCTCTATTCGTGACAAAGTGGTCATCCCAAATTTTATCGTATAAAGTTTTTGGAGACATGATATCTATTTTTTACTAGATGGAATTTTTTTGAATTCTTTTGGCTTATCGTGATTTTGTGCCCTATTTCTTAAATAATGGTCTATGAGAACAATTGATGTCATTGCTTCAACAATCGGAACTGCTCTTATTCCCACGCATGGATCATGTCTTCCTCTAGAAATCACTTCTGTTGACTCACCATCCTTATTCACTGAATTACCTTTGACTAAAATGCTTGAAGTCGGTTTAAGCGCTACCTTTGCAGATAAATTTTGACCGGTTGAAATTCCACCAGAAATCCCACCCGAATTATTAGACTCAAAACCCTCGGGAGAAATTTCATCCCTGTTAATTGAGCCCTTCAACCCAACTACTTCAGTGCCATTACCTATTTCGACAGCCTTAACTGCATTGATACTCATAAGAGCATGTGCTAAATCTGCATCTAATTTATCAAAGACTGGTTCCCCAAGTCCTAGTGGCATATTCGAAGCTTCCACAGAAATAGAGGCTCCGATCGAGTCGCCCTCATCTCTTAATTGATCAATATATTTTTCTAATTCTGGAACCAATGATTCATCTGGACAAAAAAAAGGATTTTGATCAATAAATTCTCGATCAAATTTTTTTATTTTGTACTCGCCTATCTGATTAATAAATCCAAAAACTTGTACGTTTAATTTATCTAATAAAAACTTTTTAGCTATTGCACCAGCGGCAACTCTCATTGCTGTTTCTCTAGCGGATGATCTTCCGCCTCCTCGGTGATCTCTGATTCCATATTTTTGAATGTATCCATAATCTGCGTGAGAAGGACGATAAACGTCTTTGAGTTGATCATAATCAGAACTTTTTTGATCTTTATTTTTTATCAATAAACCTATTGGAGTTCCAGTAGTCATGCCCTCAAAAACTCCTGACAAAATTTCAACTTTATCGTCTTCCTGTCTTTTAGTTGTATATTCATTAGAGCCAGGTTTTCTCCTATCAAGATCTTTTTGAATGACCTCTTCATCAATTTTGATTCCAGGCGGACATCCGTCTATTACGCAGCCCATAGCCACGCCATGACTTTCACCAAAGGTCGTCACCACGAAGCTTTTACCAATACTATTTCCTGACATTTCTCTATAAACTACTCAAATTATACGCTTTTATAGGCAATATACTTAAGTAGATGAATTTAGACCAATATAGTTCAATTTTTTGGGATTTTGGAGGAGTTATAACTTCTAGTCCTTTTGAAGCCTTCAACAAATACGAAAAAGCAAAAAATCTTCCTGAAAACTTCTTAAGAAAAGTAAATTCAACTAATCCTCATGTTAATGCTTGGGCTCTTTTGGAACAATCAAAAATTTCACTTACTGAGTTTGATGACCTTTTTTTTAAAGAAAGTTCTGATCTCGGTTATCCTGTAAAAGGATCCGAAGTGCTTAGCCTATTGGAAGGAAATTTACGACCTAAGATGATTGAAGCTATAAAAAAGTTGAAGAATTTAGGTTTTATTCAAGCCTGTTTAACAAATAATTTTATTCCCACAAATGAACTTCAACCAGACATGACTGATCAAGAGGAAAAAAATAATATTTTAAATCTTTTTGATTATGTATTTGAATCAAAAGAGCTTGGCTTAAGAAAACCAGATCAAGAATTTTATGATTACGTCATGGCAGAAGTAAAAATTTCTCCAGAAAAAATAATTTTTCTAGACGATTTAGGAATAAATTTAAAGCCAGCTAAATTGATGGGAATTACTACGATAAAAGTTATATCAGAAAGTCAGGCAAGAGAAGAACTCGAAAGTATTTTAGGAATTACTCTTTAATTAGTTTCAGGAATAAACAAATCAACGAATTCTTTAACTGGTAATGACAATAGTTTTTCATCATCTTCAAATAGCTTCATTACTTCGCTAACTCTTTTGTCAGAAAATTGAATTTTGAGGTTTTTTTTAAATTTATTTATCAGTATAGGAATTCCCTCGCTTCTTCTATTTTTGTGGCCTATTGGATAATGGACTTCCTCCACATCCGTACTAGTTCCATCTTTGAAAAAAATTTGTAAGGAGTTGGCAATTGATCTTTTGTCAGGGTCTAAATAGTCCTCAGAAAAAGTTTTGTTTTCTTCAACTTCCATCTTGTCTCTAAGTTGATCAATTAAGGGATTGCTTGCTACGTCGTCCTCGTAATCCTCAGCTATTAAATCTCCTTTCAGAAGACCAATGGCCGTCATGTATTGAAGACAATGATCCCTATCTGCGGGATTATTCAAAGCTCCTTCTTTGCTTATTATCCTAATAGCGGATTCATGAGTAATGATTTTTATTTTTTCAATCTCGTCAAATTTACCGTCTAATTTTTTATGGAGTTTTACTGCAGCTTCAACAGCGGTTTGAGCATGAAATTCAGCTGGGAAAGAGATTTTGAAAAGTACGTTCTCCATAACGTATGAATCAAATTCTTGATTTAAAATTAATTCATTTCCTTTGAACAAAACATCTTTAAAGCCCCAGGTTGGCGCAGATATAGCGCTTGGATATCCAATTTGACCTTTTTTTGTGAGCCAAACTAATTGCATCGCCCTGCTCGTTGCATCCCCTGCAGCCCAAGATTTGCGTGGGCCCGCATTTGGTGCATGTCTGTAAGTTCTCAAGCTTTGTCCATCAACAAATGCTTGAGACAAAGCGTCAATTGTTTGATCTTTCGTCAAGCCTAATATTACTGATATTACAGCTACTGAGGCAATTTTCACTAGTAAGACATGATCTAAGCCA from SAR86 cluster bacterium includes these protein-coding regions:
- the leuD gene encoding 3-isopropylmalate dehydratase small subunit encodes the protein MKNSNLYSGEYVCLDKANVDTDQIIPKQFLKSISKSGLGPYLFDSWRFNDEGYLGKKVSERVKNSEFVLNLDQYQGSNVLIARENFGCGSSREHAVWALKDFGINVVIAPSFGDIFFNNCFKNGLLAIKLNTKVVNQIFDQQINNSQKQIEIDLINQNIQIPNLESIKFEIDDFRKTCLLEGLDDIGFSLKYENRITDYENKLKTSRPWILNDK
- the leuC gene encoding 3-isopropylmalate dehydratase large subunit yields the protein MSPKTLYDKIWDDHFVTNRDDGSSLIYIDRHLVHEVTSPQAFDGLRENNLNPRQISTILATPDHNVPTTDRSKDVNGIKDPISKLQVVTLNDNCDEFGINQFKLNDERQGIVHVIGPEQGITLPGMTIVCGDSHTSTHGAFGSLAMGIGTSEVEHVLATQCLVSQKQKNMMIEIEGNLQKGVTAKDVTMFIIGKIGTAGGTGHVIEYCGEAIRNLSMEGRMTLCNMAIEAGARAGMVAPDEKTFNYVENRPFAPKGEEFKKAVDYWKDLATDSDALFDSKYLFSAEEILPQVTWGTSPEMVTHVEDAIPQVGKDNKNLLDALSYMGLEPGTKIKDIELDQIFIGSCTNSRIEDLRAASEILNGNKISKKIRRAIVVPGSGLVKKQAESEGLDEIFKSAGFEWRDAGCSMCLGMNPDQLKEFERCASTSNRNFEGRQGFKGRTHLVSPIMAAAASLEGKFIDVRDI
- the aroC gene encoding chorismate synthase; amino-acid sequence: MSGNSIGKSFVVTTFGESHGVAMGCVIDGCPPGIKIDEEVIQKDLDRRKPGSNEYTTKRQEDDKVEILSGVFEGMTTGTPIGLLIKNKDQKSSDYDQLKDVYRPSHADYGYIQKYGIRDHRGGGRSSARETAMRVAAGAIAKKFLLDKLNVQVFGFINQIGEYKIKKFDREFIDQNPFFCPDESLVPELEKYIDQLRDEGDSIGASISVEASNMPLGLGEPVFDKLDADLAHALMSINAVKAVEIGNGTEVVGLKGSINRDEISPEGFESNNSGGISGGISTGQNLSAKVALKPTSSILVKGNSVNKDGESTEVISRGRHDPCVGIRAVPIVEAMTSIVLIDHYLRNRAQNHDKPKEFKKIPSSKK
- a CDS encoding HAD-IA family hydrolase; this translates as MNLDQYSSIFWDFGGVITSSPFEAFNKYEKAKNLPENFLRKVNSTNPHVNAWALLEQSKISLTEFDDLFFKESSDLGYPVKGSEVLSLLEGNLRPKMIEAIKKLKNLGFIQACLTNNFIPTNELQPDMTDQEEKNNILNLFDYVFESKELGLRKPDQEFYDYVMAEVKISPEKIIFLDDLGINLKPAKLMGITTIKVISESQAREELESILGITL
- a CDS encoding bifunctional 2-methylcitrate dehydratase/aconitate hydratase, producing the protein MSSNVETNVRPNPDELLIKISEYVHDCDISSQEALRTAKYCLMDTIGCGLLALTFPECKSLLGPHIEGTEVPNGVRVLGTNYKLDPIKAAWDNGAIIRWLDFNDTWLAAEWGHPSDNLGGILAACDYMSQNFPEKEITVKEILFSMIKAHEIQGVLALENSFNRVGLDHVLLVKIASVAVISVILGLTKDQTIDALSQAFVDGQSLRTYRHAPNAGPRKSWAAGDATSRAMQLVWLTKKGQIGYPSAISAPTWGFKDVLFKGNELILNQEFDSYVMENVLFKISFPAEFHAQTAVEAAVKLHKKLDGKFDEIEKIKIITHESAIRIISKEGALNNPADRDHCLQYMTAIGLLKGDLIAEDYEDDVASNPLIDQLRDKMEVEENKTFSEDYLDPDKRSIANSLQIFFKDGTSTDVEEVHYPIGHKNRRSEGIPILINKFKKNLKIQFSDKRVSEVMKLFEDDEKLLSLPVKEFVDLFIPETN